A single genomic interval of Coturnix japonica isolate 7356 chromosome 14, Coturnix japonica 2.1, whole genome shotgun sequence harbors:
- the TNRC18 gene encoding trinucleotide repeat-containing gene 18 protein isoform X1, which yields MMDGRDFGPPPRSAHGPPPPLLSGLPMDGHRLAAGRLPPSAPLAAGLPAALQPGKFLASGIGLHAHPGFSHLPNGLYPSYIPLSHLEPPSAGSPLLAQLGQHSLFESQKDGFYLSSHAAQSALHPQPPLARSTGGHTAGALLREKELGQLHKSSKESLKDPGVKERGCRTELSLPFAKKEGRPKEEPRPRSVVDLTQDTKPDGDRKVSVVEKAAKAGERLSPFLAEHVPCRGGGGGEAKSKNPLQSSSLSNCNGGGDPVLKVLGAEQDRCNKDPARHDENVRPSAHAHAERLKRGETLLPSVGALHVSCSCPSPHPSQPGKMVPAATFPPQPVHSSVYTIFPPAKELGREHKVIAPTFVPSVEAYDERSGPIQIASQARDNKAKEKELGKAGVLQSPPERCLADASRVLLSQDFSCHSDAKRMEALREKGSVIRANSMALKRQVASEPFLNRPGLGSPESREFLASKDLLKSSPEAEHRPCERERFQRSSSKEATKVYGTLDSSRQHLEHSQLKPPEQKWKPFEMGNFATTQMAVLAAQHNHVTRAEEEAKKVYLDPSGLPRSSVVGSRGAADVLHPTSHSEGSAMQSLIKYSGSFAKETASRQSCGKKSPFGGLGNMKLDSSQLGTSKVQQLLTQQPAKQLKRDPERPESAKSFGRESIGSQGEVEVRHLPVGIAVAVARQKDNSSSSSGSKLAPSLADRDRSLSLSSIKGHSRSEDDCGDERSRHRDGHLLAGRLERDQEKLLRESKELVDFARIHPSGCATNGLNSNLMVTGGPALAGSGRWSTDPASHLAAHPWLPRTGSPSMWLAGHPYGLGHPSLHQGMTPGFPPAMGGALPSAYQFARDPQSGQLVVIPSEHLPHFAELMDRAPPLWPAMYPPTRSSLQHAHQLQLLSHQQLLRQHELYILQQQAAHAMELQRSAQLVERLKANEQRADMEEKVTKRSLDSAKSSLSSSAQGLVHRKPPVLSPSASTSYSKAVSPPPLSPRASPVSVLKAEVIQKMEEPPSQPAYSYPATPSSHPSSPPPASPPPAPAIPPKEEAPESVEKKDLELEKEAAGPFQALFQEIPPGYPFQSLPPSFGRHYPYLLQPTAAADADGLAPDVPLPAEGSEHMELSPEVKPIHLSPSKMLEPIPTAAEEESLEERVKSEVQMEESQEGICEQDMGALNIGTAAAVPVQNVDSCNLLLHQEETLGAMEQDQEDLQSCPPPYQVVACQVEDEAQAENEGGTETCSVHMDYDSSLVHTENETPEMDLTPQQEEASVAIDLQGADVPRGRDFPSLPPEESEQRPEMPSYPDEAISCQIPTLDIKPGDPLAGMNALVAATEMPQACSLLTTASVTPSQMQMEVLPDQALEHSFLQGITLLSEIAEMELEKRKQEMQTGPESFPVRPTLESLLAASTHMLMEVLSTPFMESLKTIRLPRELNPNKKYSWMQKKDEPMYSIKSAIENMDAMELDYRMRLAELQRRYKEKQRELVKLQRRRDSEEKHDEKSRSLARRGPGRPRKRKLGSSALSPIKERGKSDSKSGKLSKSLLLSEDSETGEGMKKRHKGALPEEDDDVESGSGKMKGRNQSWEEHDAAPSFSNELKLKKKKVPSDQEQLASKLDKALSLTKQDKLKSPFKFADSSGGKLKAGGGGSRYLSSHEALPSKEEKKSLAKNLGLSLKSTKEGKNKVSAKMKKMEVGLKVKNQLKVSHSPAISEVSSYSYNTDSEEEEGSLRDEWPAQPPSVPKPRPPGLYSTAARKGGRAAGGPKAAPRGVAAGRPLKAKAAAGRKQPFCLLLREAEEGSSFSDSSEDSFDQDSSSEEEEEEDEEEEEEVEDYGTDSTDRLSSPALDESGLGLLARFAASAMPSPIVPPPLSIIQLEAKQKAKKKEERQSLMGTEFEYTDSESEIKIRKKSPSGLLRGKKGSLETSSIPSSQTPSSLEPGSGSADKAKLGSEKGRKLKKFKSPKDLSFEFGLEASDDDLWNRRRSERIFLHDATTSSAMLTPTAPASSTPVSKPGRCGKGAPMSPKKEGSKGKDRKELSKRKKGKEAPCCSSSSSMSPPGIPSSPSDVRVSLANALGSTKKSKAKVKAKEVKKENRGKGGAVSKLMESMAAEEDFEPNQDSSFSEDENIPLSMLVERPPTPAPRSCIIDKDELKDGLRVLIPMDDKLLYAGHVKTVHSPDIYRVVVEGERGNRPHIYCLEQLLQEAIIDVKPPSVRFLPEGTRIAAYWSQQYRCLYPGTVVRGTLDLEEDGDLITVEFDDGDTGRIPLSHIRLLPPDYKIQCAEPSPALLVPSTKRRSRKSSKDAGEGKEGATLGSEEPASKGKGRGRKPSIKAKAEEASQPEEKDQAEPSPGASSVPEKPACLGKSSVKGSRKSQPLPAGGSPVPTEEKRSKASKMKISTKLHSPPQPTYQPAVFGSILSTEPYSDLPGTLAAFGSSDASASKAKAKKGRPTEEAQEFGTMVKAQRKHDNEILIKLDHEGVMSPKTKKMKEAMRMLEDSSLAGRRDGKSLLGLGYSPAVGAEGKQKSSRAKAAEGDPASFGGKFDGSAESLTASKDQEDKAAAPAAVEESESNSSDSSSESEGEEETEKNRGEAQDSSSTSSRASTPLSSSNSSSSSSSSSSSSSSSSSSSSSASSTSSSSSSSSSSSSTTDEDSSCSSDDEVAEAQPSSSVQQTLPPKQTKQTGKSRASSHPQSQKQPAQQPAQQPAAQQSGNKSRPKKREGIHLPTTKELAKRQRLPSVENRPKIAAFLPARQLWKWFGKPTQRRGMKGKARKLFYKAIVRGKEIIRIGDCAVFLSAGRPNLPYIGRIQSMWESWGNNMVVRVKWFYHPEETNPGKKLNEGKRWDQKSGRSLSTALQASNQRKDFMERALYQSSHVDENDVQTISHKCLVVGLDQYEQMLKTKKYQDSEDLYYLAGTYEPTTGMIFNTDGVPVIC from the exons ATGATGGATGGCCGAGACTTCGGGCCCCCCCCCCGCTCGGCGCACGGTCCCCCCCCGCCGCTGCTTTCGGGGCTGCCCATGGACGGGCACCGCTTGGCCGCCGGCCGCCTGCCCCCCTCCGCTCCGCTGGCCGCGGGGCTGCCCGCAGCGTTACAGCCCGGAAAGTTCCTGGCGTCCGGCATCGGCCTCCACGCACACCCGG GCTTTTCCCATCTGCCTAATGGGCTCTACCCGTCCTACATTCCCCTGAGCCACCTCGAGCcccccagtgctggcagcccGCTGCTGGCCCAGCTGGGTCAGCACAGCCTCTTCGAGTCACAGAAAG atggGTTCTACCTATCCAGCCACGCAGCTCAGTCGGCCTTACACCCACAGCCACCCCTTGCAAGGAGCACGGGCGGCCACACAGCGGGCGCTCTGCTGCGGGagaaggagctggggcagctgcaCAAGAGCTCGAAGGAGAGCCTGAAAGATCCCGGTGTGAAGGAGCGGGGCTGCCGGACTGAGCTCTCCCTGCCCTTCGCCAAGAAGGAGGGCAGGCCAAAGGAGGAGCCGCGGCCCCGCAGCGTGGTAGACCTGACGCAGGACACCAAGCCTGACGGCGACCGGAAAGTCAGCGTGGTGGAGAAGGCGGCGAAGGCGGGCGAGCGCCTGTCGCCCTTTCTGGCTGAGCACGTGCCATGtcggggagggggcggcggggaggcGAAATCCAAGAACCCGCTGCAGAGCTCATCCCTCAGCAACTGCAATGGCGGCGGGGATCCCGTGCTGAAGGTGCTGGGCGCCGAGCAGGACCGCTGCAACAAGGACCCCGCGCGGCACGATGAGAACGTGAGGCCTTCCGCGCACGCCCACGCCGAGCGGCTGAAGCGGGGCGAGACCCTGCTGCCCTCTGTGGGTGCCCTGCACGTCTCCTGCAGCTGTCCCTCCCCGCATCCCTCGCAGCCAGGCAAAATGGTGCCCGCTGCCACCTTCCCCCCTCAGCCCGTCCATTCCAGCGTGTACACCATCTTCCCGCCGgccaaggagctgggaagggagcACAAAGTCATTGCCCCCACCTTTGTGCCTTCGGTCGAGGCCTACGATGAGAGGAGTGGGCCCATCCAGATCGCCTCGCAGGCCCGCGACAACAAGGCCAAGGAGAAGGAGCTGGGCAAGGCCGGCGTGCTGCAGTCGCCCCCGGAGCGCTGCCTCGCTGACGCCTCCCGCGTGCTCCTCTCCCAGGACTTCTCTTGCCACAGCGATGCCAAAAGGATGGAGGCCCTGAGGGAAAAGGGTTCAGTGATCAGGGCCAACTCCATGGCTCTAAAGAGACAGGTCGCGTCGGAGCCCTTCCTCAACCGGCCGGGGCTGGGCTCTCCGGAGAGCAGGGAGTTCCTGGCCTCCAAGGACTTGCTGAAGTCGAGTCCGGAGGCGGAACACCGTCCCTGCGAGCGAGAGCGCTTCCAGCGATCCAGCTCCAAAGAAGCGACAAAGGTTTACGGCACTTTGGACTCCTCTCGGCAGCACctggagcacagccagctgAAGCCGCCCGAGCAGAAGTGGAAACCCTTTGAGATGGGCAACTTTGCCACCACGCAGATGGCAGTTCTGGCAGCGCAGCACAACCACGTCACGCGGGCGGAGGAGGAGGCCAAGAAGGTCTACCTGGACCCCAGCGGCCTGCCGCGTTCTTCGGTGGTGGGCTCACGGGGCGCTGCCGATGTCCTGCACCCCACCTCCCACAGCGAAGGCTCGGCCATGCAGAGCCTCATCAAGTACAGCGGCAGCTTTGCCAAGGAGACTGCATCCCGGCAGAGCTGTGGCAAGAAAAGCCCCTTCGGCGGCTTGGGCAACATGAAGTTGGACTCATCGCAGCTGGGCACCTCCaaagtgcagcagctgctgacgCAGCAGCCGGCCAAGCAGCTGAAGAGGGACCCCGAAAGACCCGAGAGTGCCAAATCCTTCGGCCGTGAGAGCATCGGCTCGCAGGGTGAGGTGGAGGTGAGGCACCTGCCCGTCGGCATCGCTGTGGCTGTGGCCCGGCAGAaggacaacagcagcagcagcagtggcagcaagCTGGCACCCAGCCTGGCGGACCGGGATCGCTCGCTGTCTCTCAGCAGCATCAAAG GGCACAGCCGCTCTGAAGATGACTGCGGGGACGAGAGGAGTCGTCACCGGGATGGCCACCTCCTGGCAGGGCGGCTGGAGAGGGACCAGGAGAAGCTGCTCAG agaaagcaaagagctggtGGATTTCGCTCGGATCCACCCCTCCGGCTGTGCCACGAACGGTTTGAACTCCAACCTGATGGTGACGGGAGGTCCGGCCTTGGCGGGCTCCGGGCGCTGGTCCACAGACCCGGCTTCGCACTTGGCAGCGCACCCCTGGCTCCCCCGAACTGGCAGCCCCTCCATGTGGCTGGCCGGCCACCCCTACG GACTTGGCCATCCGTCCCTGCACCAGGGCATGACTCCAGGCTTCCCCCCTGCCATGGGAGGGGCCCTCCCTTCTGCCTACCAGTTTGCCAGAGACCCGCAGTCAGGGCAGCTTGTCGTTATCCCCAGTGAGCACTTGCCGCACTTTG CAGAGTTGATGGACCGGGCTCCCCCGCTGTGGCCTGCCATGTACCCCCCGACCAGGAGTTCCCTGCAGCACGCACATCAGCTCCAGCTCCTTTcccatcagcagctgctgcGGCAGCATGAGCTGtacatcctgcagcagcaagcagcacacGCCATGGAGCTACAGCGGAGTGCTCAGCTTGTG GAGAGGTTGAAGGCAAACGAACAGCGTGCGGATATGGAAGAGAAGGTGACGAAACGAAGCCTGGACAGTGCCAAATCGAGCCTGTCCTCCTCTGCCCAGGGACTGGTACACCGAAAGCCACCCGTGCTGTCGCCCAGCGCCTCCACGTCCTACAGCAAGGCTGTGAGTCCACCTCCCCTCTCTCCCAGGGCCTCACCCGTGTCTGTGCTCAAAGCTGAGGTGATCCAAAAGATGGAGGAGCCACCTTCGCAGCCAGCCTACTCCTACCCTgccacccccagctcccacccctCCAGCCCGCCCCCTGCCTCTCCACCCCCTGCCCCTGCCATCCCTCCAAAGGAAGAGGCACCTGAGTCTGTGGAGAAGAAAGATCTGGAGTTGGAAAAAGAGGCTGCTGGTCCGTTTCAGGCCTTGTTCCAAG AGATCCCCCCTGGATATCCGTTCCAGTCCTTGCCTCCCTCCTTCGGCAGACACTATCCCTACCTCCTTCAGCCCACTGCGGCAGCTGATGCAGACGGCCTGGCTCCCGATGTCCCGCTGCCTGCCGAAGGCTCTGAGCACATGGAGCTTTCCCCTGAGGTCAAACCCATCCACCTGTCTCCGTCCAAAATGCTAGAACCCATCCCAACTGCAGCAGAAGAGGAGTCGTTGGAAGAGAGGGTGAAATCAGAAGTGCAAATGGAGGAAAGCCAAGAGGGCATCTGTGAGCAGGACATGGGGGCTCTGAACATCGGCACCGCTGCGGCTGTCCCAGTGCAGAATGTGGACAGCTGCAATTTGCTGTTGCATCAAGAAGAAACCTTGGGTGCTATGGAGCAGGACCAGGAAGATCTCCAGAGCTGCCCACCTCCTTACCAGGTTGTTGCTTGCCAGGTGGAAGATGAGGCTCAGGCAGAGAACGAGGGTGGAACAGAAACCTGCTCAGTGCACATGGACTATGACAGCTCACTAGTGCACACCGAGAACGAGACACCTGAGATGGACTTGACGCCCCAGCAGGAGGAGGCCTCGGTAGCCATAGATCTGCAGGGTGCTGACGTGCCCCGGGGCAGGGACTTTCCCAGCCTGCCCCCTGAAGAGAGCGAGCAGAGGCCAGAGATGCCCTCCTACCCTGATGAGGCAATCTCTTGCCAAATCCCAACTCTGGACATCAAGCCAGGCGACCCGCTGGCGGGGATGAACGCTTTGGTAGCTGCCACAGAAATGCCTCAGGCTTGTTCTTTGTTGACTACTGCCAGCGTCACTCCATCACAGATGCAGATGGAGGTGTTACCTGACCAGGCCTTGGAGCATTCCTTCCTGCAAGGGATCACTTTGCTGAGTGAGATTGCGGAGATGGAGCTGGAGAAACGGAagcaagaaatgcaaa CAGGTCCAGAGAGTTTCCCTGTCCGGCCAACGCTGGAGAGtttgctggctgccagcacccaCATGCTCATGGAAGTACTTTCCACCCCCTTTATGGAAAGTCTGAAAACCATCCGGCTGCCTCGAGAGCTGAATCCCAACAAAAAGTACAGCTGGATGCAGAAGAAAGATGAGCCT ATGTACTCTATCAAATCAGCCATCGAGAACATGGATGCGATGGAGCTGGACTACAGGATGAGGCTGGCGGAGCTGCAGCGGCGCTACAAGGAGAAGCAGCGGGAGCTGGTGAAGCTGCAGCGGCGCAGGGACTCTGA ggaaaagcaTGACGAGAAAAGTAGAAGCTTGGCGAGAAGAGGCCCTGGAAGGCCCAGGAAGAGGAAACTTGGATCAAGCGCTCTGTCGCCCATtaaggagagagggaagagtgACAGCAAGAGTGGAAA ACTAAGCAAGTCCTTGTTGCTCTCTGAAGACTCTGAGACTGGCGAGGGCATGAAGAAGAGGCACAAAGGGGCCCTCCCGGAGGAGGATGACGATGTGGAGAGCGGCAGTGGCAAGATGAAAGGGAGGAACCAGAGCTGGGAAGAACACGATGCTGCTCCCAGCTTCTCAAACGAG TTaaagcttaagaaaaagaaagtaccATCGGATCAGGAACAGCTGGCCAGCAAGCTCGATAAGGCCCTGTCGCTCACCAAACAAGACAAACTCAAATCCCCCTTCAAGTTTGCTGACAGCTCTGGGGGGAAGCTGAAAGCTGGTGGAGGTGGCAGCAGGTACCTCTCTTCTCATGAGGCTCTGCCAAGtaaggaggagaagaagagcCTGGCCAAAAACCTGGGCCTGTCCTTGAAATCCACCAAGGAAGGTAAAAACAAAGTGTCTGCCAAAATGAAGAAGATGGAGGTGGGATTAAAAGTCAAAAATCAGCTGAAGGTTTCCCATTCACCAGCAATATCTGAAGTTAGCAGCTACTCCTATA ATACGGActcggaggaggaggagggatcCCTGAGGGACGAGTGGCCGGCGCAGCCCCCCTCCGTCCCCAAGCCGCGGCCGCCCGGCCtctacagcacagcagccaggaagGGCGGCCGGGCGGCCGGCGGCCCCAAGGCGGCCCCGCGTGGTGTGGCGGCCGGGCGGCCGCTGAAGGCCAAGGCGGCGGCGGGCCGCAAGCAgcccttctgcctgctgctgcgGGAGGCCGAGGAGGGATCTTCCTTCAGCGACTCCTCGGAGGACTCGTTCGATCAAG ATTCCAGctcagaggaagaagaggaggaggacgaagaagaggaggaagaggtggaGGACTATGGGACAGACAGCACCGACAGGCTTTCATCACCTGCTCTTGATGAGAGTGGCCTGGGCCTGCTAGCGAGGTTTGCTGCCAGCGCAATGCCCAGCCCCATCGTTCCCCCTCCGCTTTCCATCATCCAGCTGGAGGCCAAGCAGAAGGCGAAGAAGAAGGAGGAGCGACAGAGCCTGATGG GGACGGAGTTTGAATACACTGACTCAGAGAGTGAGATCAAGATCAGGAAGAAGTCACCCTCGGGATTGCTGCGGGGGAAGAAGGGGTCTCTGGAAACAAGCAGCATCCCATCAAGCCAGACCCCAAGCAGCCTTGAGCCTGGGTCTGGAAGTGCTGACAAAGCCAAGCTTGGGTCTGAGAAAGGCCGCAAGCTGAAGAAGTTCAAGTCCCCCAAGGACTTGAGCTTTGAGTTTGGGCTGGAGGCCAGCGATGACGACCTGTGGAACCGGCGCCGGAGTGAGCGGATCTTCCTCCATGATGCCACCACATCCTCAGCCATGCTGACCCCCACGGCACCTGCCAGCTCCACTCCTGTCTCCAAGCCTGGGCGCTGTGGAAAGGGGGCTCCCATGAGTCCCAAAAAGGAGGGCAGCAAggggaaggacaggaaggagcTAAGCAAG CGGAAAAAGGGTAAAGAAGcaccctgctgctcctcttcctcgTCCATGTCTCCTCCTGGCATCCCTAGCTCCCCATCTGATGTTCGGGTCAGCCTGGCCAATGCCCTGGGCTCCACCAAGAAGAGCAAAGCCAAGGTGAAAGCCAAGGAGGTTAAAAAGGAG AACCGAGGGAAAGGAGGAGCTGTCAGCAAGCTCATGGAGAGCATGGCAGCGGAGGAGGATTTTGAACCCAACCAAGATAGCAGCTTCTCGGAGGATGAGAACATCCCACTGAGCATGCTTGTCGAGCGGCCACCCACACCAG CTCCCCGCTCCTGCATAATTGACAAGGATGAGCTGAAGGATGGCCTGCGTGTCCTCATCCCCATGGATGACAAGCTGCTGTATGCTGGACATGTCAAGACCGTGCATTCACCTGACAT ATACCGTGTGGTGGTAGAAGGCGAGAGGGGAAACAGACCCCATATCTACTGCCTGGAGCAGCTCTTGCAGGAAGCG ATCATTGATGTGAAGCCACCTTCAGTGCGATTCCTGCCTGAGGGCACAAGGATTGCAGCCTACTGGAGCCAGCAGTACCGCTGCCTCTACCCAGGGACGGTTGTCCGAG GAACCCTGGATCTGGAGGAAGATGGCGATCTCATCACAGTAGAGTTTGATGATGGGGACACAGGACGCATCCCACTGTCTCACATTCGACTTCTCCCACCTGACTACAAGATCCAGT GTGCTGAGCCTTCTCCAGCCCTCTTGGTACCCAGCACCAAGCGCCGCAGTCGTAAATCCAGCAAAGatgctggagaaggaaaagaaggggcTACGCTGGGGTCAGAAGAGCCTGCATCAAAGGGCAAAGGGCGAGGGAGAAAGCCAAGCATCAAGGCAAAAGCTG AAGAGGCTTCCCAGCCTGAAGAGAAGGATCAGGCAGAGCCTTCACCTGGTGCTTCTTCAGTCCCTGAGAAGCCAGCCTGCCTGGGCAAATCAAGTGTGAAGGGGTCACGAAAATCTCAGCCACTGCCTGCTGGAGGGTCTCCTGTCCCCACAGAGGAAAAGCGGTCAAAAGCCAGTAAAATGAAGATCTCCACTAAGCTGCATAGCCCCCCACAACCCACTTACCAGCCTGCTGTGTttggcagcatcctcagcacagagccctACAGTGACCTCCCAGGAACACTGGCAGCCTTTGGTTCCAGTGATGCTTCAGCATCGAAAGCCAAGGCCAAGAAAGGGAGGCCCACAGAAGAGGCACAGGAATTTGGCACCATGGTCAAGGCTCAGAGGAAACATGACAATGAAATCCTGATCAAGCTGGACCACGAGGGTGTGATGTCTCCAAAGACAAAGAAGATGAAGGAGGCGATGAGGATGCTGGAGGACTCAAGTCTGGCTGGTCGCAGAGATGGCAAAAGTCTCTTGGGGCTGGGCTATTCACCTGCAGTGGGTGCAGAGGGCAAGCAGAAATCCTCACGAgccaaagcagctgaaggagaCCCTGCCAGCTTTGGGGGAAAGTTTGATGGCTCGGCAGAAAGCCTCACTGCCTCAAAGGACCAGGAAGacaaggcagcagcaccagcagctgtaGAGGAGTCTGAGAGCAACAGCAGCGACAGCAGCTCTGAGTCagagggagaagaggagactgagaAAAACCGAGGGGAGGCTCAGGACAGCAGCTCAACCAGCTCAAGAGCATCcactcctctctcttcctccaactcctcctcctcttcctcttctagcagcagctcctcttcctcctcctcttcctcctcttcctctgcctcATCGACCTCCTCATCATCGAGTtccagctcctcttcctcctccactaCAGATGAAGACTCCTCCTGTAGCTCTGATGATGAAGTAGCTGAGGCCCAGCCAAGTTCCTCAGTGCAGCAAACCCTTCCTCCCAAGCAAACCAAACAGACAGGGAAATCCCGGGCATCCTCCCACCCCCAGAGCCAGAagcagcctgcacagcagccggcacagcagccagcagcacagcagagcgGCAACAAGAGCAGGCCCAAAAAGCGAGAGGGCATCCACCTGCCCACCACCAAGGAGCTGGCCAAGCGTCAGCGGCTGCCGTCAGTGGAGAACAGGCCTAAGATCGCTGCTTTCCTCCCGGCACGGCAGCTGTGGAAGTGGTTTGGGAAGCCCACGCAG AGACGAGGAATGAAAGGGAAGGCCAGGAAGCTCTTCTACAAGGCCATTGTCCGGGGCAAGGAGATCATTCGCATTGGAGACTGTGCGGTTTTCCTCTCAGCTGGCCGCCCCAACCTGCCCTACATTGGCCGGATCCAGAGCATGTGGGAGTCATGGGGGAACAACATGGTGGTCCGAGTCAAATGGTTTTATCACCCAGAGGAAACTAACCCTGGGAAGAAACTCAACGAAGGCAAG CGCTGGGATCAGAAATCAGGCAGGAGTCTGtccacagctctgcaggcatcCAACCAGAGGAAGGACTTCATGGAG CGAGCTCTCTATCAGTCTTCTCACGTGGATGAAAACGATGTCCAGACCATCTCACACAAGTGTCTCGTTGTTGGTCTGGATCAGTATGAGCAGATGCTAAAGACTAAGAAATATCAAGACAGTGAGGACCTCTACTACCTTGCAGGGACCTATGAGCCCACTACGGGCATGATCTTCAACACTGACGGGGTCCCTGTCATCTGCTGA